One genomic region from Amaranthus tricolor cultivar Red isolate AtriRed21 chromosome 12, ASM2621246v1, whole genome shotgun sequence encodes:
- the LOC130828271 gene encoding phosphoenolpyruvate carboxylase kinase 1-like yields the protein MCESFKNEYQLCEEIGRGQFGIVYRCFSPSSRSSFAVKSIDKRLLLDDDIDRQCLDKEPKILQILSPHPNILQIHDIFDSDNHLLIVTDLCKETTLYDRIISSAPFSERDACSLFTQIIDALAHCHRNYICHRDVKPENILFDSRNRVKLCDFGSAELFGGVEGRELMNGIVGTPYYVAPEVLAGREYNEKIDVWSAGVILYIMLGGVPPFYGETVEETFGAVLRANLRFPTKIFRSISAEAKDLLRKMLCKDVSRRYSAEQVLRHPWVTNGGMTNEMI from the exons ATGTGTGAAAGCTTCAAGAACGAGTACCAACTTTGCGAGGAGATCGGCCGAGGACAATTCGGCATCGTTTACCGGTGTTTTTCCCCTTCGTCTCGTTCATCTTTCGCCGTTAAATCCATTGATAAACGCCTCCTTCTTGACGACGATATTGATCGTCAATGTCTTGATAAAGAACCTAAAATCCTTCAAATTCTTTCTCCTCATCCTAACATTCTTCAGATCCATGACATTTTTGATTCTGATAATCATCTCTTGATTGTCACAGATCTTTGCAAGGAAACTACACTTTATGACCGTATAATTTCCTCCGCCCCTTTCTCTGAACGCGACGCTTGTTCTCTTTTTACCCAGATTATCGACGCTCTTGCTCATTGTCACCGCAATTATATCTGTCACAG GGATGTAAAACCGGAGAATATATTGTTTGATTCAAGAAATAGGGTGAAATTGTGTGATTTTGGATCAGCTGAGTTGTTCGGAGGTGTTGAAGGAAGAGAGTTAATGAATGGAATTGTGGGAACTCCATATTATGTAGCGCCAGAAGTATTAGCAGGAAGAGAGTATAATGAGAAAATAGATGTATGGAGTGCTGGTGTTATTTTGTATATCATGTTGGGTGGTGTTCCTCCTTTTTATGGTGAAACTGTTGAAGAAACTTTTGGTGCTGTTCTTCGTGCTAATCTTAGATTTCCCACTAAAATTTTTCGATCTATTTCTGCTGAAGCTAAAGATTTGCTGAGGAAAATGCTTTGTAAAGATGTTTCTCGCAGATATTCTGCAGAACAAGTTCTAA GGCATCCATGGGTTACAAATGGAGGAATGACAAATGAAATGATATGA
- the LOC130828468 gene encoding uncharacterized protein LOC130828468: MEEEGHVDWKRKEVLSFNEMERGKMVISIVNGKLKNIPCCYQKSGAFEAFYQKLDTKEREKYIFKLAKARYRQGKDLGTVKYIKDESGRVLLRQEDIKLRWRQYFSQLLNDTKGLTKKSRKTSGIQRAQVHGSFSDITTAEVREALKKMTGFNPIEVWRGLGEKGIHWLTKLFNAILRSSKMPEERRGSTIIPLFKNKGDAQECGNYRGIKRLNHTMKLWERVIEIRIRRET; encoded by the exons ATGGAAGAGGAAGGACATGTTGACTGGAAGAGGAAGGAGGTACTAAGTTTTAACGAAATGGAAAGGGGTAAAATGGTCATTTCCATAGTTAACGGAAAATTAAAG aatatccctTGTTGTTATCAAAAGAGTGGAGCGTTTGAAGCCTTTTATCAaaagcttgataccaaagagagggagaaatatatttttaagttggctAAAGCCAGATATAGGCAGGGGAAAGACCTAGGGACAGTGAAGTACATTAAGGATGAGAGTGGACGAGTACTCCTTagacaagaggacatcaaaTTAAGATGGCGTCAATATTTTTCCCAACTGCTCAATGATACTAAGGGTCTAACTAAGAAAAGTCGAAAAACTTCGGGCATACAAAGAGCACAGGTTCATGGGTCGTTTAGTGATATAACCACGGCGGAAGTaagagaagctctcaaaaagatgaCGGGATTTAAtccgattgaggtgtggaggggtttaggagaaaAGGGCATTCATTGGCTTACTAAACTCTTTAATGCCATCTTGAGATCTAGTAAGATGCCGGAAGAACGGAGGGGTAGCACAATTATCCCACTATTTAAGAACAAGGGCGATGCACAAGAATGCGGAAACTATAGGGGTATCAAACGCCTAAACCACACAATGAaactgtgggaaagagtgattgaGATAAGAATTAGACGAGAGACGTGA
- the LOC130828273 gene encoding pentatricopeptide repeat-containing protein At3g04760, chloroplastic yields the protein MTLFTTELFPICLPYIRELRFPSLNSFQNCLITCKRTIQNEIYYRNIPKLHVFSVETRPTFLQTPDLKETQLLKLVKKSFKAGNFNEALYFLQSMVTRGYQPDLVLCTKLIKGFFSSKEVDKAIEVMNMLETKGEPDLFAYNAMISGFCKVNRIDDANQLLNRMRARGYSPDVVTYNIMIGSLCSRGKLDSALRVLDKLLKDNCRPTVVTYTILLEATIVNGGTNNAMKLFDEMLKQGLQPDMYVYNTMIRGMCKEGSVDQAFSFFQNLPAKGSHPDVISYNVLLRALLDRGKWEQGEQLVRKMLCRGCEPNVVTYSILIAALCKASKVEEALNMLKVMMEQGLKPDNYSYDPLISTFCKEGKLDLAIGVLDLMISNGCLPDIVNYNTVLAALCKNGKADLALEIFDKLSDVGCDPDASSYNCLITALWNSGDRSRAMKMVEEMFKNEIEPDEITYNALLSCFCRDRMVDEAMKLLRDMENFGNKPTVISYNMVLLGLCKEHRLTDAVELLGRMVEEGCQPNETTYTLLIEGIGFAGWHDEAMKLASSLMEMEAISSDSFRRLCKTFPVPP from the coding sequence ATGACATTATTTACAACTGAGCTGTTCCCCATTTGTCTTCCTTATATTAGGGAGCTTAGATTTCCGTCATTGAATTCATTTCAAAATTGTTTAATTACCTGCAAAAGGACCATTCAAAATGAGATTTACTACAGAAATATACCAAAACTCCATGTGTTTTCTGTCGAAACTCGACCGACATTTTTGCAAACTCCTGATCTAAAAGAGACCCAGTTGCTGAAATTGGTGAAAAAGTCATTTAAAGCTGGGAATTTTAATGAGGCTTTGTATTTCCTGCAGAGTATGGTGACTAGAGGTTACCAGCCTGATTTGGTTCTCTGCACAAAGCTcattaaagggttttttagcagtAAAGAAGTTGACAAAGCAATAGAAGTAATGAATATGTTAGAAACAAAAGGCGAACCTGATTTATTTGCATATAACGCCATGATTAGTGGTTTCTGTAAGGTAAACAGAATTGATGATGCTAATCAGTTGCTTAATAGAATGAGGGCTAGAGGATATTCACCTGATGTAGTTACTTACAATATCATGATTGGTAGCCTTTGTAGCAGAGGGAAGCTTGATTCAGCTTTGAGAGTTTTGGATAAGCTGTTGAAAGACAATTGTCGACCGACTGTCGTCACCTATACTATCTTGTTAGAAGCCACTATAGTTAATGGAGGGACGAACAATGCGATGAAACTGTTTGATGAGATGCTAAAACAAGGGCTTCAGCctgatatgtatgtatataacaCTATGATTAGAGGGATGTGCAAAGAGGGCTCAGTAGATCAAGCGTTTTCGTTTTTTCAGAACTTACCTGCCAAAGGCTCTCATCCAGATGTGATCTCGTACAATGTCCTCTTACGGGCGTTATTAGACCGGGGGAAATGGGAACAAGGAGAGCAATTAGTGAGGAAGATGCTATGTAGAGGATGTGAGCCTAATGTTGTTACTTACAGCATACTGATAGCTGCATTATGCAAAGCTAGTAAGGTAGAGGAGGCTCTAAATATGCTGAAGGTTATGATGGAACAGGGCTTAAAACCTGATAATTATAGTTATGATCCTCTGATTTCAACATTTTGTAAAGAGGGGAAATTGGATTTGGCTATTGGAGTTTTGGATCTTATGATCTCAAATGGATGCTTACCTGATATTGTCAATTACAACACTGTTCTGGCAGCTCTATGCAAAAATGGAAAGGCTGATCTAGCTCTGGAAATTTTTGATAAGCTTAGTGATGTAGGTTGTGACCCAGATGCAAGCTCCTACAACTGTTTAATTACTGCATTATGGAATAGCGGGGATCGATCTAGGGCAATGAAAATGGTTGAAGAAATGTTCAAGAATGAAATTGAGCCTGATGAAATAACTTACAATGCCCTTCTGTCGTGTTTTTGTAGAGATAGGATGGTCGATGAGGCTATGAAGTTATTGAGAGATATGGAGAACTTTGGTAATAAGCCAACAGTTATTAGCTACAATATGGTCTTACTTGGTCTTTGTAAAGAACATCGACTGACAGACGCGGTTGAATTGCTAGGACGAATGGTCGAAGAAGGTTGTCAGCCGAATGAAACAACTTATACGTTATTGATTGAAGGGATAGGATTTGCCGGATGGCATGATGAGGCTATGAAATTGGCAAGCTCCCTGATGGAAATGGAAGCTATTTCCTCTGATTCCTTCAGGCGCTTGTGTAAGACCTTCCCCGTTCCTCCATAA
- the LOC130828272 gene encoding inositol phosphorylceramide glucuronosyltransferase 1-like: MVPWQVLPWTFLLFGGYLRLVYQWGKVKATQAALYSSDPESLDYDYRKGHQRQVSSYDAAALYYGSGMAFLAIVAPLLAYLLGITALFVRNFKHAWFHYVDLIQLLNAVNFDRIIRNRDGSSRQLLFRRSFHSVYLLNCINTNIKHFIIFSVSCL, translated from the exons ATGGTTCCATGGCAAGTGCTCCCTTGGACTTTCCTGctctttggaggctatttacgGCTGGTTTACCAATGGGGTAAAGTTAAAGCTACACAGGCAGCATTGTATTCTTCCGATCCCGAGTCTTTAGATTATGATTATAGGAAAG GTCATCAGCGGCAGGTGTCGTCTTATGATGCTGCAGCGCTGTATTATGGATCGGGAATGGCTTTTCTTGCAATTGTAGCACCATTGTTAGCTTACCTTTTGGGAATTACTGCTTTGTTTGTGAG AAATTTCAAGCATGCATGGTTTCATTACGTTGATTTAATTCAACTGCTAAATGCTGTCAATTTTGATCGCATAATCAGGAATCGAGATGGTTCATCCCGTCAACTTCTGTTTAGGCGTTCCTTCCAttctgtttatttattaaattgcattaatACCAATATAAAACATTTTATCATATTCAGTGTATCTTGTCtataa